The nucleotide window TTTTCCAAGTTTTTGAGCTATATTTACCTGTTTCTGGATTAAATCATGGTGTTTGGAGTAAAGGCCGGTTAGTATGATCACCACATCGGCTGGTTCAATTTGTTGGTTTAACTCTTCCTGACTGTTTTCTCCAGGAACACCATGATCCTCCCATTCAAAGTCATGTGCTTCAATAAGTTTCTGGATAAAGGTGAGGTATTCTTCATCACCTTCTCCATTATGGCTGATAAACAAATGATAAATTTTAAGTTCTTCTTCAAACATTTCCACCACACACCTTCGTGTTGAAGTTAAAACAGGGTTTATAAAATAAATTAGATTATATTAATTCATTAGGATATATGGGTTTTAATTTTAATCTGTTTTTAACTTTTCAATCAATATTTTCTTTTTATTTTCATCCTGAAGCCAAATTTTAACTTCCTTCCAGACCAGGTTGCACTTATCTTCGGCTTTCATTCCTATGATCTTTCGAATGGAAAGGTCAACTTCTTTACGATCTTTTTTATCTTCAGGATGTAAATCTGCTTCGGTTAAAACATCCTTCATATACCTAAGATAACAGCTCATGATCATCACTCCTCAACCTTTATCTTTCCTCACCATGAGTAATATTATACTATCCCTTTAGAGCTTCTACCATAACTACGTATAAATATAATTAATAATTCTAATAGTTTTAATGGAATATTCAACAGTTTAATACAATCAACAGTTAATAATTAAACAATTAATACAATCAACAGCAATAATTCAACAGTTTAATACAATAGCAACATTTTCCATGGAATGTTATTAATTATTAAAGCCCAACGTTAATTATATAATCATGAGTATCTGTTGTAATAGTTAATTGTGTTATAGTGTTTATACTGGTAATTAATGTTTATACGGATAATTAGTGTTATAACTGTGTAAATAGAGTATATCTTGGTGGGACTGGTAAAATGAAAGATGATTTTCGAGTGGCACTGTGCCAGATGAGGGTGGTGGCAGATAAAAGTGAGAACATTGCCCGTGCAATATCCATGATACATGATGCTTCCACTAACTCTGATTTGGTGATATTGCCTGAAATGTGGAATTGTCCTTATCAAACTTCACTCTTCCCAGAATATGCTGAGGAGAGGGGAAACAGTCCCACCTTAGATGCCATTTCTAAAGCTGCGAAGGATGATGGGGTTTATATTGTAGCAGGTTCCATCCCTGAAAAACATGGGGGTAATATTTACAATTCCTGTTTCATTTTCAATCCCCAGGGTGAAATTATAGGAACACACCGTAAAGTTCATCTTTTTGATATTGACGTACCAGGAGAAATCAGTTTCAAGGAATCAGAAACCCTCACTGCAGGTAACCAGATCACAGTAGTGAACACACCACTTTGCAAAATAGGAATATGTATCTGTTATGATATGCGTTTTCCCGAATTATTACGGTTAATGTCCCTGGAAGGGGCTGATTTAATTGTTGTTCCAGGGGCATTCAACCTTACCACTGGACCTGCACACTGGAAACCATTAATTCAGGTGAGGGCAGTTGATAACCAGGTTTTCATGGCTGCAGCATCACCGGCCCGGGACCCTGATGCTACCTATGTGGCCTATGGACATTCCATGGTTTGTGATCCTTGGGGAACAGTCCTAAAAGAAGCAGGAACAGGTGAGGAAATAATATATACCACAATTAACCTGGAAATGATTCCGAAAATTCGCCAGGAACTTCCGCTTCTTCTTAATAGGCGAACTGACCTGTATCAATTAAGGAAAAAATGAGTATTGACTTTATTTAGATGTAGCTAACTAATTTAATGTGAATTCATATTATAATGTGAATTTTTATTATTGCAGTTCCTTATTTACTGTGGAAGTTCATTATATGACGTGGACTTTATTATTTAATGTGGAATTCCAATTTATTATGCAATTCATCTATTTTGATTTAAACAGTAAAAGCTTTGATTCAGAATTTTACTTCTGAATCTTTTTAAGGGCTTTATTGCATGCTTTTTTAAATTCTTTATCTCCAGTTGCTGCACGGCGGGCTTTTTTAATGGGGTCAATACCACGTTCATCCCCAATATCTCCCAGTGCTTTAACTGCAGCTACCCTCACACCCCAGTCTTCATCAGTTAACATTCCGATTAGCGGATCTACTGCAGCGTCATTACCTATCTCACCCAGTGCTTTGGAGGCGAATTTACGGACACTCCAATCCTCATCAGAGAGAGCTTCCACTAAATGGTCAACTACACTATCACTTTTAATATCCTTAAGGGCTAAAGTGGCGTATCTGCGAATGTTTCCTTCATCATTTTTTAGTATGGTGACCAGGGGCTCAATAGCAGGGTCACCTATTTTACCCAGTGACTTGGCAGAGGTAAATCTAACCTGGGGATTATCATCTTCCAGTGCTTTGATTAATGGTTCAATAACATCAGGATTTCCGGTTTCACCCAACTTTTCTGCTGATTCTTTTCTTTTTTCAGGATCCTCATCTGATAAATCCTTTAATAATTGTTCATGATCATTAGTTGACATGCTTATTCCTCTCGTCATTTTACTAAGAACATTTTTTTATTTCACTGTATATTAAACTAACTGGAAAATAAGATTAAATAAATGAAAAAATAAGTTTTTATAAGTCAATAAGGGGTGAATTATTTTTTATAAAAAATAAGAATTTGATTTTAAGTAAAAATTTATTTTAAAAAGTATAGGTTTATTTAAAATATATTTAGTAAACTCCTCACTTACCTTTGTAAACTCTTCACAACTCAATTCCTTTAATAAATTCCATTGTTAGTAAATTATTCACAGGCTTAGTAAACACATTCAAGATAATTATCCATTCAAGATAGATACTCATTCAAGATAGATACTCATTCAGGATAGATACACATTCAAGAAGATATTTATTCAAGACAAATATTCATCTTCATTAAAGGTTATGGTTACATGGGTCCCGTCATCTCGATAGACTAGCATTTTTCCTTCGATCTGCCCTATAAGATTTTTAACCAGTTGCAGTCCCAATGTATCAGTTTTTTGTACGTCCAGATCTGAAGGAAGTCCAATACCATCATCATCCACCATCATAACATAATTTTCATCTTTTTTGAAAAATTTAATGGTAATGGTTCCATATTCTCCATTGGGAAATGCGTATTTCATGGAGTTGGTTAAAAGTTCATTCAATATTAAACCCAATGGGATGGCAGTGTTGATATCCAGATTCAAATCTTCCAGTTCCATTACCAGTTCCACCCTTTCAGGGTATGTTAAAAAGGAATTAAAAAGATCCCGGGCCAGGTGACGGATGTAATCTCCGAAGTTAATCTTTTTAAAATTATCAGATCGGTACAGTTTTTCGTGTATAAGTGCCATGGATTTTGCCCTGGTCTGAATTTGTCTGAATATCTCTTTGGCCTTTTCATCTTCAATATCAGCTGAGGTGAGGTTGAGCAGGCTGGCCATGATCATCAGATTATTCTTAGTACGGTGATGAATTTCCCGAACCAGCATTTCCTTATCATTTAATGCCTTTTTCAAATTTTCTTCAGCCCTTTTTCTGAGCAAAGCTTCAACAATGGTGGTGGAAATACTTCCTAGGGCTTTAATATCTGAAAAATCGTAGTCCGAGCCTTTGTTAGCCAATCCGATCAATCCCATGAATTCACCATTCTTTAAAAGAGGAGCAATAATGATATTATTGAGGAAAGGATGATTTAAAGGTAGAAAATCCAGATCAAGGGTGGAGAGATCATTATAACTAACTGGATATTTACTAATTTTTAACTGCTCCCAGATTTCATTGATCTTAAGATTTTGAAGCATGATATCCATATCAATATTTTCCAACTGAAATCTTCCCATTAATGATTCACTGAATACCATGGATTTTAACTCTTTATCTGGGTTAATTTCACATATAAAACCAACTTCAGAGTGGGTGATCTCTTCACTAACACTGAGGCAAGTTTTTGTAAGATCTTCTTCAGTTTCCGATAATATGGCTTCGGTTAAGATGGTTCCCATTGCTTTGTGGATTTCATTCTGCCGGCTTAAAAGCAGTTCATATTCTTTCCTCTCAGTCATATCCCTGGCAACACAAAGAACCTTTTCAACATTTCCCTCAGGAGTTTTAAGGGGAATTAGGATAGTATCCAGCCACATTGAATCAGGGGTCATGGTAAGTAGGTTCTCGCCTCTGACAGTATCTTTAATCTGGAATACCCTCTGAAGATATTTGCCCTGCAATTCATTAGTTTCTGGAGGGAATAATTCACATCGAGGTTTACCCAGTACTTCAGAAGGGTCAAGCTTCCATTTGCGTGCAGCATATTCATTGATATATTCCAACTGGTCATTGTGGTTTATGATAAACACAAAATCTTCCACAGCCTCAGCAAGCGTCCTGTATCTGTTTTCACTTTCAGTAATTTTTGCCATAGCCTGGTTACGTTCAGTAACATCTAGAATAGAAGCAAGGGTTCTTTTAGTTCCGGGTATGATACAAACATTGGCAAAAATGTCCTTAGTTTCACCATATTTGTCAATGATACGGAATTCATAATTATTTGGAGCATCTGCTGAGTTACTGTACCTTAACTTCTGATATTCTTCCATTTTTGTCTGATATTCTGGTACCACAAGGTCTTTCCATTTTTTTCGTCCCATTAATTCGTAGGGTGCATAGCCAACAATTTTTTCTGTTTCAGAGTTAGCCATGGATATGGTACTATCCTCCTCAACAATTAGGGTGGCGGTACCGCTATGTTCAAATATGGTTTTATAGTATGCAACTGATTCCCGTAGTGATTCTTTGGCCTGTTTGAGGTTGGTAAGATCGATAAAACTCCACACTCTTCCAGTTACTTTATTTCCTACTATTTGTGGTTGGGAATAGCGCTGGTAAACTCGACCATCCTCAAATTCTACAATATCCGTGCTGGTCTGGTTAGGATTTTGATAGAGTTGCTCGATTTTTGATCTAAACTTTAAGGGATCTTTCACATCACCCATGACGTGATCCAGAAGGTCTGACTCGTATCCTATATTAACCATTGATTGAGGAATATTCCACATGTCCCGGAATTTCTGGTTGTAACTGGTTATTATTCCCTGGTTATTGATGACCAGTATTCCATTGGCAACTGATTCCATGGTTGCTTTTTGAAGAGATATGGATTCCTGCAATGAATTTTCCATTAATTTGAGGTCAGTTATGTCGGTAGCAAGGATGGAAATGGCTATTATCTCATCCTGAGATGTAACGGGAGAAACATATACTTTAATATATCTAACTTCGTCTTCTTTATCCAAAAAAAATGATTCAAAGGGTATATTTACTTTTTTATTGAAAATATTATCAATAGAATTAGTGTATTTATGATACTCTTTTGAGGGTATAATTTCAAGTTGTGAAAGTAGTTTGGGGATTCTTTTATCTTCAACAAGGAAACTGAGGCTGGAAACTGAGTTGTTAACTTCTAATATTTCACCATCCAATCCTATAATAATGATATAGTTGGGAGAAATATCAAATATTCCTTTTTTATATGCAATTTCCTTTTTTAATTTTAATATTTCATTTTTTAGTATTTTAACCTGGTTTAAGTCTTTCAAACTTGCATTGTTGTCTGTCATTAATTATCCCCTTTAGACTTAATACGTGCTACTGGGATACTGCCAATAATGTTTTCCAAAAAATTCTTTACTACCGCCGTAAAATTTTTTTTCTTTTAAGATGTTTAATGCATTGTTTCACAACATCATAAATTTAATTGAGTACAGATGTGAATTTTGTCACAGCACACCAATAAATCTGTGAAACATGGAACATCAAAAAAATATTCTAATATTGTTATGTTCACATAGTTTCATGAATCCGTTTAATTTACATTAAAACAGTTATATTCCCGTTAAGTAACAGTTATATTTCGGTTAAATTAAGACATCTATCCCTAAGATAAGCGAGACAGTTATTCAATGTGTTTATGGAAGAGTAATTTATGGGTAAATGAAGAGTCAACTTAAGTGTTTTAAGTGAAACTGGTAGAATTAATCAATAATTAGATAAAAACAGCTTTATTAATGGAATCTATTGGTAATCATAATCAAACTTACACACCGATTGAAGAATACCAGTGGTGGCCTCTTCCTTCACTGATCCGGGTAATTTAGTCCAGGAAAAGGTTAGCTGCATTATACTCTGACAGATGAGACATAAAAAAACATCTTTAGGTCGTCCTGGTGACCATGAACATTTTTTAACAGTTAATGTCCCTAAGTTTGCCTTGGAACGTGTTAAAACTTTAAAACCAAGATTTTCGTATAAATGGCTTATCCAGGATAGATATAATTTCATTTTATCATCATCACTCAAATTATCATATGGTTCCTGGCTGTTTTCTTTTATATACTGGTGGAACAGTGGTTTCATATTCTGCTCAAAAAGTCTCATGAAACGGGAGAGGAACACACTTCTCTCAGAAATAGGAATGTTGGTAACTAGTTCAGGCAGGGCACTGCGCATGAATATCTGAACATCTTTCAACCCTGCATTCTTTTGATCTTCCAGTTCTTTTCGCCTGGTTTCGTGATTTTTTAATGCTAACTGAATATTATTACGTAATTCTGCTTCGTCAATGGGCTTGATTAGATAAGCATTGGCTTTAGTGTCAATTATCCGGTTGAAAGTTTCAACATCATCCAGTGCAGTTAAATATATTAAGGGAACATCCATGAAGCTTTTGATAATGGTAGCAGCATCTATCCCATCCATGTCTCCCTTTAGGGTAATATCCATAAGAATCAGATCAGGTTTAATGGAGAATGCTTCCTGTATTGCTTCATTCCCTGTTTTGGCAGTGGAGGGTACATGGTATCCAAGGGATTGTAGACATTCCTGGATTTCAATGGCACTGATCCCCTCATCTTCCACTACTAAAATTGTCTCTCCAGCCATTTATTCACCATAAACCTTGATTTAACACATTCATCCACTTGATATATGGAATAACTTCGATATATGGAATATGGTATATTTTAACATATAAATCTAGTAGGTACTATTACTTACCACAGATATTCTTTAAAATAATATATTTTACTGTAAATGATTATCTATTTTATTAAACCTGTTACGCGTTTGTTTGGTGTTAACTGGTGAAATTTGGCCTCAATTTGGAAAAAATATTTTATAAGAGACTACTCTTTTATCTCAAGTGTGAGGAGGTGATTCCTAATAAATTTGGATAGAGCGAGATTGAATACTATTTTTGGAGTATTTGGTGGTTTATTCTATTTTAGGAATTGACAAACCAAGATAACGGGCAAATAGGTTGATGGTTGAACCCTG belongs to uncultured Methanobacterium sp. and includes:
- a CDS encoding HEAT repeat domain-containing protein, which translates into the protein MSTNDHEQLLKDLSDEDPEKRKESAEKLGETGNPDVIEPLIKALEDDNPQVRFTSAKSLGKIGDPAIEPLVTILKNDEGNIRRYATLALKDIKSDSVVDHLVEALSDEDWSVRKFASKALGEIGNDAAVDPLIGMLTDEDWGVRVAAVKALGDIGDERGIDPIKKARRAATGDKEFKKACNKALKKIQK
- a CDS encoding carbon-nitrogen hydrolase family protein, translating into MKDDFRVALCQMRVVADKSENIARAISMIHDASTNSDLVILPEMWNCPYQTSLFPEYAEERGNSPTLDAISKAAKDDGVYIVAGSIPEKHGGNIYNSCFIFNPQGEIIGTHRKVHLFDIDVPGEISFKESETLTAGNQITVVNTPLCKIGICICYDMRFPELLRLMSLEGADLIVVPGAFNLTTGPAHWKPLIQVRAVDNQVFMAAASPARDPDATYVAYGHSMVCDPWGTVLKEAGTGEEIIYTTINLEMIPKIRQELPLLLNRRTDLYQLRKK
- a CDS encoding methanogen output domain 1-containing protein, translated to MAGETILVVEDEGISAIEIQECLQSLGYHVPSTAKTGNEAIQEAFSIKPDLILMDITLKGDMDGIDAATIIKSFMDVPLIYLTALDDVETFNRIIDTKANAYLIKPIDEAELRNNIQLALKNHETRRKELEDQKNAGLKDVQIFMRSALPELVTNIPISERSVFLSRFMRLFEQNMKPLFHQYIKENSQEPYDNLSDDDKMKLYLSWISHLYENLGFKVLTRSKANLGTLTVKKCSWSPGRPKDVFLCLICQSIMQLTFSWTKLPGSVKEEATTGILQSVCKFDYDYQ
- a CDS encoding TIR domain-containing protein is translated as MFEEELKIYHLFISHNGEGDEEYLTFIQKLIEAHDFEWEDHGVPGENSQEELNQQIEPADVVIILTGLYSKHHDLIQKQVNIAQKLGKPLVLIRPYGLEDVPGELEKIASGVVGWNRVCIVERIQESLEL
- a CDS encoding PAS domain S-box protein, which translates into the protein MTDNNASLKDLNQVKILKNEILKLKKEIAYKKGIFDISPNYIIIIGLDGEILEVNNSVSSLSFLVEDKRIPKLLSQLEIIPSKEYHKYTNSIDNIFNKKVNIPFESFFLDKEDEVRYIKVYVSPVTSQDEIIAISILATDITDLKLMENSLQESISLQKATMESVANGILVINNQGIITSYNQKFRDMWNIPQSMVNIGYESDLLDHVMGDVKDPLKFRSKIEQLYQNPNQTSTDIVEFEDGRVYQRYSQPQIVGNKVTGRVWSFIDLTNLKQAKESLRESVAYYKTIFEHSGTATLIVEEDSTISMANSETEKIVGYAPYELMGRKKWKDLVVPEYQTKMEEYQKLRYSNSADAPNNYEFRIIDKYGETKDIFANVCIIPGTKRTLASILDVTERNQAMAKITESENRYRTLAEAVEDFVFIINHNDQLEYINEYAARKWKLDPSEVLGKPRCELFPPETNELQGKYLQRVFQIKDTVRGENLLTMTPDSMWLDTILIPLKTPEGNVEKVLCVARDMTERKEYELLLSRQNEIHKAMGTILTEAILSETEEDLTKTCLSVSEEITHSEVGFICEINPDKELKSMVFSESLMGRFQLENIDMDIMLQNLKINEIWEQLKISKYPVSYNDLSTLDLDFLPLNHPFLNNIIIAPLLKNGEFMGLIGLANKGSDYDFSDIKALGSISTTIVEALLRKRAEENLKKALNDKEMLVREIHHRTKNNLMIMASLLNLTSADIEDEKAKEIFRQIQTRAKSMALIHEKLYRSDNFKKINFGDYIRHLARDLFNSFLTYPERVELVMELEDLNLDINTAIPLGLILNELLTNSMKYAFPNGEYGTITIKFFKKDENYVMMVDDDGIGLPSDLDVQKTDTLGLQLVKNLIGQIEGKMLVYRDDGTHVTITFNEDEYLS